Proteins found in one Brachypodium distachyon strain Bd21 chromosome 5, Brachypodium_distachyon_v3.0, whole genome shotgun sequence genomic segment:
- the LOC100829355 gene encoding UDP-rhamnose/UDP-galactose transporter 6 — protein MAPGSKAEKKAALDAGAWMFNVVTSVGVIMVNKALMATHGFSFATTLTGLHFATTTLMTLVMKWLGYVQPSHLPLSELVKFVFFANLSIVGMNVSLMWNSVGFYQIAKLSIIPLLCVMEVLFENFRYSRDTKLSIVVVLVGVGVCTVSDVSVNAQGLMAAIVAVCGTALQQHYVNYLQRKYSLNSLKLLGHTAPAQAASLLILGPFVDFWLTRNRIDSFHYTSTVTFFIVLSCLIAVGTNLSQFICIGRFTAVTFQVIGHMKTILVLTLGFLFFGKEGLNFHVAIGMILAVVGMIWYSSASSKPGGKERQGVPSEKAQKSSQSELDDKV, from the exons ATGGCGCCAGGAAGCAAGGCAGAGAAAAAGGCAGCATTAGATGCTGGGGCATGGATGTTCAATGTTGTCACTTCTGTTGGCGTAATCATGGTCAACAAGGCCTTAATGGCTACACATGGTTTTAGCTTCG CTACAACATTGACTGGTTTGCATTTTGCAACTACCACTTTGATGACATTGGTAATGAAATGGTTAGGATACGTTCAGCCATCTCATTTACCTCTGTCTGAACTAGtaaaatttgtctttttcgcAAACCTATCTATTGTTGGGATGAATGTTAGCTTGATGTGGAACTCTGTTGGATTCTATCAG ATTGCGAAGCTATCCATTATTCCACTTCTATGCGTTATGGAGGTCCTCTTTGAAAATTTCCGTTACTCGAGGGATACCAAGCTTAGTATAGTGGTTGTCCTTGTAGGTGTGGGAGTGTGTACAGTTTCTGATGTTAGTGTAAATGCACAAGGATTGATGGCTGCCATAGTAGCAGTTTGCGGCACTGCATTGCAACAACAT TATGTCAATTACCTTCAACGGAAGTACTCTCTTAACTCACTCAAACTCTTGGGCCATACTGCACCAGCTCAAGCAGCTTCACTGTTGATATTAGGTCCATTCGTGGACTTCTGGCTGACCAGGAACAGAATCGACAGTTTTCACTACACCAGCACAGTGACG TTCTTCATTGTGCTCTCATGCCTGATTGCTGTCGGGACCAATCTCAGCCAATTCATATGCATTGGAAGATTCACCGCTGTAACGTTTCAAGTGATAGGCCACATGAAGACTATTCTCGTGCTAACCCTGGGATTTCTGTTCTTTGGGAAAGAAGGCCTGAATTTCCATGTCGCGATTGGGATGATCCTCGCGGTGGTAGGGATGATATGGTACAGTAGCGCATCCTCGAAACCCGGAGGTAAGGAGCGGCAGGGTGTACCCAGCGAAAAGGCTCAGAAGTCATCACAGTCGGAACTGGACGATAAAGTATGA